CGTGGCCGTCCTGCCGTACTCCGGTGCGGTGTTCTGCCGCGGCTTCACGGATATGAAATCGCCGTCCTGGATTGACGCTCACGTCGCCGCATTCGCGTTCTTCGGTGGGACACCGCAGATGGTGGTGCCCGACAACCCGACCACCGCCACTCATCGGCAGAAGCAGGGCGAGGCGGCCAGGGCTGTCAACGTCCGCTACCAGCAGCTGGCCGACCACTACGGCACCGCGATCGTGCCGGCCCGGGTCCGAAAACCCCGCGACAAGGCAGCCGTAGAGTCAGCAGTGGAAGTGGTCAACAAACGCGTCATCGGCTACCTCGCCGAGGAGGTGTGGACCACCGTCGAGGCCCTGAACGCGGCGATCGCCGACCGCGTCGCCGAGATCAACACCCAGATTCGCCGGGCTGACGGTACGACCCGGTGGGAGAGGTTCGAGTCCGACGAAGCGCCGCTGCTGGCGGCCCTGCCCGACGACGGGTTCGCCACGGTGGAATGGAAGCAACTCAAGGTCGGCCGGAACTATCACGTCTCCTGCGAGTCGCAGTACTACTCGGTGCCGTACACCTTCGCCGGTCAGCTGCTGCGGGTGCGCCTGACCGCGCAGTCGGTGACGCTCTTCGACGGTGACCAGGTCGTCTGCGAGCATTCGCGGCGCCACGGCCGCAAGGGCCAGTACTCGACGGTGCTGGCTCACGCCCCGAAAGAGCACCAGGGTATCGACGGCCTGTGGTCGCGGCAGTGGTTCACCGACCGCGCCCGCGGGTTCGGCCCCGCCACCGAGCAGGTGATCGCCCAGATCCTGGATCGTCACGTGATCGAGGCGCAGGGCTATCTGGACTGCCAGAACATTCTCGAAACTCTCGGCAAGAGAAGTCGACAGCGGCTCGAGGCGGCCTGCCAAGTGCTGCTCAACCAGAACAGCGTCGGCAGCTACAGCGTGCTCAAACGCGTCATGGCCACCATCGACTCCGACGGCAAAGCGCCCCGACCCGTGGTCCCGGCGGCGGCCACACGAAAGCCCCCGCCACCGGCCGGAGCCCGAGACGACAGCGCCGTTCAAGTTCGCTCGGCCGATCACTATGCGCGCGGCCGCAGCGGGGAGGGCGTGTGATGTTCACCGAGATCGATCACCAGAAGTTCCGCAATCTGCGCATCACGCACGTGGCGACCCGGTTCGAGGAGCTCATCAGCGATGAGGCCAATGACGAGCTCACCCCGGAGCAGATCTTTCTCACCGCCGTCGACGACGCCTTGGACCAGCGCCAGGCCCACCGGATCGACAAGCTGATCCGAGCGGCGAAGTTCCCGATCCCGCAGGCCTCGATCGCGGAGATCAACTACCAGGAAGGACGCGGGATCACCCCGGTGCGGATGAAACGCTACGCCGGGCACCACTGGCGCCAAGACCCCACCAACCTGCTGGTCCTCTCACCGACCGGCGGCGGGAAAACCTACCTGGCCTGCGCGATCGGCATCGCCGCCTGCCAGAACGGGCACACCGTCACCTACGCCCGCATGGACGAACTCGCCCGGCGGCTGGTCATCGCCCGCGGCGACGGCATCCGCCACCAGAAGATGCTCAACGACCTCTCGGACGTGGAGCTGCTGATCATCGACGATTTCCTGACCGTGGGCATCGATCCTGAGGCCGCGAACGACTTGTTCGCCGTGTTGGCCAACCGGGAGCACCGGCTGCCGACGATGATCGCTTCCCAATCCCGGCCGGCGTACTGGCTCGAGGCGCTGCCTGACCGGGTCGCCGCGGACTCCATCGTCAACCGCCTGGCCAACAACGCCCGCGAGATCAACCTCGGCGAAGTCGACATGCGCCGACAGCGCGACGACCAAGCCCGAGCCACTACCGGCTACTGGGAGTAACCCCCGACGGTGCCGGCCCGCTTCACACACGGGCCGGTTCCGGGTCGCCGGAATGGCGGTACCAACTCGCCGGACCCGCGGTACCGACAAGCCCTATCTGCCAGCTCAAGCCGGGATGGTTGATCACCCTTCTGTTCATCAGCCTCTTCGCCTACCTGTGCTTCACGATGCTTGCCCCCTGGCAGTTGAACAAGTACGAGGATCTCAAGGCACGCAATGCCCAGCTCGTTGAGAGCAGCGTGGCAGGGCCGGTTCCGTTGGACGAAGTGATCCGGCGGGAGGGATCTCTCGGTGATTCCGAATGGCATCTGGTTACTGCGCGCGGAAGTTACCTGCCCATGGAGGATGTCCTGTTGCGGATGCAGTCCGTCGACGGTGAACTCGTGTACCAGGCACTTCGTGCATTCCGCACCGACAGTGGTGACTCCCTGCTCGTCAACCGCGGATGGGTCCGCGTCGGCGACGACAACGCGGTCCCAGACTTCCCGTCCGCGCCGACGGGCCAGCTGACCATCATCGCCCGCCTCAGGATCCCGATGGATGCTCCCGCCCAACCCATCGTTCTGCACGATTGGAACATGGTGCGCAACATCGACCCCCCCGTCATCGGGGACCTCCTCGGCACCGACCTGTCGCCCTATTATCTCCAGCTCGCCGGTGGGCAGCCCGGGTCTTTGGAACCGATGCCACTGCCGTCCACCGAGTCAGGACCGTACTTGTCGTACGGCATGCAGTGGATGGCCTTCGGGGTCCTCGCTCCCATCGGCCTGGGCTACTTCGTGTGGAGCGAGATACGTCAGCGCCGTCGTCTGGACGACGAGGACAACGATGCCGCCGCGGCGCGGCCACGCAAGGGCGGGAACCGGGCAGCAGGTCCCGGGCAGGACACCACAGCGTCGCAGGCCCCGTCGGGCCCTCCCGCGGCCACGGTTGGAGACGATGGTCCATCGGACGAGGCCGCGGACTCAGACCGGCTCGTAGCGGCGGCCATGCGTGATCGCTACGGTGACCGGTTCGCATCCGAGTATCGACGCAGCTCGCGTGGAGGCAACCGCGCCTGATCGTCTGCGACAGCAGTCGATAGCTGTACGAGGAGTTGGACAGCGGGCGGGGGACCGGGTCCGAGAGCCATCCGGCGTGCGCTGCTTTGATCTGGGAGCGCCTGCGCAGACTGCGGTGTGCCGCCCCCGAGTGAGCCGAGGACTGACTCGCGGAACGCGATCTGCTGTTCGGCGAGCGTTTCTAGACGAGGGTGGTCCAGTAGTCCCAGAAACGGTGCGTGATGAGCAGCAGAACAAGTAGGTACCAGGCGGTAAGTATCGCGCCCCGGTATTCGGTAACTACGGCGATGAGGCGCGCAAGACCCGCCGAACCGCTGCGGCGTAGTAGCTGAAGATTGCACAGGGTGCAGTACCAGAAGATCGGTATGGTCACCGCCCAGACGATCATGCAGTACGGGCACAGGGCACCGATGCTGTACAAGCTTTGGTAGATGAGCCAGTGGATGAACACCACCGCGAAGGTGACGCCTATTTGGATGCTGGCCCAAAGCCACCGCTGAAATGCTCCCCCGGCTAGGAGCGCGGCACCCAGGGCCGTGGTGGCGGCGAATCCGGCGATGCCGATGATCGGATTGGGGATGCCAAAGGCCTCGGCCTGCGCGGTGGTCATCACCGACCCGCAGGACAGGACGGGGTTGATGCTGCAGGACGGGACGTAGCCCGGGTTCTCGATCAGTGCGATCTTCTCCACCAGGAGCACTACCGCTGCGACCAGGCCGATGAGCCCACCAACGATCAGCACCACCGCGAGCCTGCGGTGGGGGTACTGATCCGGGCCGGCGTTGGTGGAGTGTGCGACCGGGGTGGCTGAG
This Dietzia psychralcaliphila DNA region includes the following protein-coding sequences:
- a CDS encoding ATP-binding protein, with protein sequence MFTEIDHQKFRNLRITHVATRFEELISDEANDELTPEQIFLTAVDDALDQRQAHRIDKLIRAAKFPIPQASIAEINYQEGRGITPVRMKRYAGHHWRQDPTNLLVLSPTGGGKTYLACAIGIAACQNGHTVTYARMDELARRLVIARGDGIRHQKMLNDLSDVELLIIDDFLTVGIDPEAANDLFAVLANREHRLPTMIASQSRPAYWLEALPDRVAADSIVNRLANNAREINLGEVDMRRQRDDQARATTGYWE
- the istA gene encoding IS21 family transposase translates to MAEYKAIMTLALAGHSYSEIVAAVGCSRREIAAVKKTITAYGITAGQASSMNPAEIAGMFPDGRKRVSEDYAKPDFDRVLASMKFNRHFTIQQAWGKYLAAPAGSGKKYGYSQYCALFAEHARIKDVVATLHHEPGRTMLVDWAGDTLEVLDAVTGEVTKLYLFVAVLPYSGAVFCRGFTDMKSPSWIDAHVAAFAFFGGTPQMVVPDNPTTATHRQKQGEAARAVNVRYQQLADHYGTAIVPARVRKPRDKAAVESAVEVVNKRVIGYLAEEVWTTVEALNAAIADRVAEINTQIRRADGTTRWERFESDEAPLLAALPDDGFATVEWKQLKVGRNYHVSCESQYYSVPYTFAGQLLRVRLTAQSVTLFDGDQVVCEHSRRHGRKGQYSTVLAHAPKEHQGIDGLWSRQWFTDRARGFGPATEQVIAQILDRHVIEAQGYLDCQNILETLGKRSRQRLEAACQVLLNQNSVGSYSVLKRVMATIDSDGKAPRPVVPAAATRKPPPPAGARDDSAVQVRSADHYARGRSGEGV
- a CDS encoding SURF1 family protein, translating into MITLLFISLFAYLCFTMLAPWQLNKYEDLKARNAQLVESSVAGPVPLDEVIRREGSLGDSEWHLVTARGSYLPMEDVLLRMQSVDGELVYQALRAFRTDSGDSLLVNRGWVRVGDDNAVPDFPSAPTGQLTIIARLRIPMDAPAQPIVLHDWNMVRNIDPPVIGDLLGTDLSPYYLQLAGGQPGSLEPMPLPSTESGPYLSYGMQWMAFGVLAPIGLGYFVWSEIRQRRRLDDEDNDAAAARPRKGGNRAAGPGQDTTASQAPSGPPAATVGDDGPSDEAADSDRLVAAAMRDRYGDRFASEYRRSSRGGNRA
- a CDS encoding vitamin K epoxide reductase family protein translates to MLPSNSSATPVAHSTNAGPDQYPHRRLAVVLIVGGLIGLVAAVVLLVEKIALIENPGYVPSCSINPVLSCGSVMTTAQAEAFGIPNPIIGIAGFAATTALGAALLAGGAFQRWLWASIQIGVTFAVVFIHWLIYQSLYSIGALCPYCMIVWAVTIPIFWYCTLCNLQLLRRSGSAGLARLIAVVTEYRGAILTAWYLLVLLLITHRFWDYWTTLV